DNA sequence from the Epinephelus moara isolate mb chromosome 3, YSFRI_EMoa_1.0, whole genome shotgun sequence genome:
TCAGTTTAACTGCCCCCATAGGTTCACTTTAAAACATAAACTTGTCATCCATGACTGTGTCATGTTTGAGTAGacttttgccattcatgtgagGTTTGAGTTCATGACATTGCAACATGAGCTTACTTAATATGGAGTTTCTTTCCCTAAGTCCAAGATGGAGTATTCCACTGTACAGGTCCATGGCTCACAGCTATGTGGATATGTGTTCAATGTTGGAGAGATTGTCTACAGATGCAGGTCAGAAGCTCACACTTCATGCTCATGTCCATGCATACTCTCTTAACACACAATTAAACACCGGTGATTTCTATGACATCATTAAGATGTGTGGTTGTTGCTCTGCAGGGACTGTGCCAGAGGCTCACAATATTTGAAAACAGAATGTACAAACTAACTACTGTCACCACATCAATCAATCTGGGGTCTGCCCTAAGGTTAACTTTAATCTGTTCCTCTGTAAACCCACAGCTCTGTAGTGCCGCAGGACCCGGAGTTGATAAAACTGGCCCAAGCTGTGATTGGCCCCTTGAAGAGTGGGCTTGAATCCTTCAACACCGTCACAGACTTACTCCTCAGCGTGAATGCAGACATCGTCCTTCCTGGATGCCAGACCTTTGATGAGATCAGGAGAGAGATTGAAAGCATGAAGCAGGAATTAGAAAGATCAGAGCAGGTGGCCAAACAGGAGCTTCTAAAGCTGGATGGGGACACTGAGCGTCTCACTGCAGAGCAGAGTTGGTTAGCCAAGGAGAAAcagaagagagagggggagttaCAGAATTATAGAATAGAGCTGAAGTCACATCAGGAGTCTTTAGAGAGGAATcaggaaaaactgagacaagCGAGATGTCGTGTGAGGGAGGCAGAAGAGACCTATGACAACATGAGTCGGAGGAGAGATGAGGCCCAGATAAAGAGGGATGTTGGGATTGGTCTCATGGCAATCCCAATCTTAGGATGGATCGCTGGTAAGAAAATATTTACTCTATCTTTGACTTAATTTAAACAATCAAGTGATCATTGTATTTTTAGCACTGCTGGTATTATGAATACTTTAATTATCAATATTCTTTGCAGGGTCAGTCTTGATTGGAGTTGGCCAGGTAGACATGGATCAGGCCTCTAACTTGATGGAGTCCGCTAGGAGTGAAGTACGTGAATTTGAATCTCAGGAGGAAACGTTCTCTAGAAATGTATCTGAGTATGGCTCCAAAATTAGTCAAACTCAGGTTAACATTCAAACTACAGACGACAGGATTCGTCAGACAGAGGCCTCACTGAAGGACTTGTCCAAGAAGCGGGAGGTCGTTGCTGATATCCAGGCTAAAACTAGACAAGCTGTCCGTCAACTGGGGAGGCTGAGTGGGGTGGGGAGTGCGGCGGAGCTGCAGACCCGACGTCTGATCCTGCTAGAGCCGGTCATGAAGGTGATGGAAGAGATGACATCAGCACTGGGGCAGATCACCGGAGATCAGCTGCTGCATTCAGAGGGCATCCAGAGCCTGATGTGGGATATGAGAGAGAACAGGGAGAAATTATTACAACTTGCTGACACCAGAGATACTCATTCAGATGATGACTATTACTAATGTGTTGGTCCTTCTCAGAGATTGCTAGAAAGTTCTTTTCTATGTGAATTTGCAATTCTTCTAATGCTGATTAAAATGTCAGAGCGCATACAGAGCCTCATGGGATATGAAGGCAAACCAGAAGAAATTACAAATATATCTATGAATGAAGATCAATCCCATATTAGTTAATACTAAGAAAAAGGAGTGTGTCCTGTGTGCTTTAGTGATTCATATTAGGcacattttagtttagttaagtGAGTTTACTGAGAGATGCAGGAAACTTGCAGCAACCAGCTGATACACTGGTGCAAATTCCCCATGGTAAGAATGAGTCCTTCTGCAATGCTGTTGATGGTGATATATTTAAATGCAGGAAGGGAAGAAGGGAAATACTTACGCGTTAATTGATGGTGATGGTCAACAGCTGAGTTTTACTAGTTTGAAGTGATATCTGCATCAGGCTCAAGACTGTAAACAGATCATCACAGacacatcacatgacatgtcTAAAGATAAATGGTAGTGGGACACTTTGAAGAATTTCAAATCATTTTCTATCTACATTATTTCACTGTTTATTTCAGCTCAAATTGTTTGTCACTTTGCTTTGTGGTGAAGTTTGCATGGGTAAATAAAAGAATATGGAGTCTTTATTCTATATCTATAAATCCAAGgaatgtctgtctctgtgtgtctccgTGTGTTCCTCACATCTCTCTCAAACTGCTGACAGACTCTGACTTTGGTAGGTGTATTGCTGAGGGCACAAGTGAGAGCAGTTCAAAACACTTACAGTTTCGTTGTTGTTCCAAATGATTTGCCCAACACTGGACCTAAGCCTGAACACCATCAAACAAATTACTATTCTATTTATTCTCAACTGTGAggctgatttttctttttctctcaaactcCAAACTTTGGGATGTGTTTCAGTTTGTGGACATACAGTTAAAGCCAAGGCTTTGAACCAGTTCACGGAACGAAGACCAGAAactttttatgttttacttggaacaaaaacaacacagaggcAATGCAGAGCAACAACAGGCCTGCTGGATCACGAGTCTATAACTCAGACATGCGTGCCTGCTGTTGGGCCCTCCACACAGCTATCTACTGGTCAGGCAGCCCCCCAGGCACACTGCCTCCAGCAGCCAAACACAAGCGCTGTCCTTTTTGTCCAGGGCAACACAATATAAGCACAAACAGACTGACCTACAGTTCTGGTCTTATAAGTGCTCTTGGGTTcttttgccactttcttttgtGGTGCCCGTCACTCAACCCCTTTTTCACCTTTTTCTTGGTGTGACGATGAAATTAGACGTCACGTGTTGATTGTTTGACTGTAGAtcgttattgtgtgtgtgtgtctttgtcgcCCTCTCCAGGAGCTGAGGGGTATAAAGGCTGGTGAGTCAGCACCATGGAGGTGTTGTACAGAAACCTCCACAGTTATTGGTAACCCTGGTAAAGCTGACTAACAGTTTGCCTTCTATGAAACTATGAAAGCACTGAGGGGAAAAACATCCTTTCAGGGAAGCTCATTTGAGAGAGAACAACGcatcataaattaaaaaatgtttttccaataCAAAAATTGCACCCCTGCTTTAATACATTATAAAGCTTCTCTTTGCCAATACAACGACCCTTAGCCTCCTCATGTGATTGAGATTTGGGGCCTTTGTTCTTTACAGTATCTGTCTCGATAATCTGTGTTCGTCTGTCCTCTATTCCTTGTTAGTTTAACTCAAGTTTAGACGAGGGGACAATACAGCATTGGTGGTCATTGAGCCATTGTTAATCTGGACactttttaaccctttaactCCCAACCTAAGCTTACCCCCTCTAACACGCATCACgggtcaaaaatgacctgcATTCATTTCCTGTGGGATTTCATACACAGATGTGTGTTTCCTTGCTATATTTGCTGAGAGGTCTTTATTTTAGCATTCAGTGTTGcttttatttctcaaatatcatttttgttattttcttattttctgaacaaacaatgattttaaatcATTACATCAAGTTTATGCATGTGGGTCAAAAAAGACCCATGGTTGCAAAGGTGATTTGTTCCttacaaaaacacactaaaataacatttcttGTTAACATAATAGTGGTGAAACAATGATGTTAGGCGTCTTAAACCAAACAGTTACACATTACATGTATTTCTATCTGTCAACTGGATAAACTATACAAACATGGATAACTGCTAACACTATTATTGAACTGTAGTAGGCCCTGTATCTGTAATACTGTGAAGTTAAGAATATTTCACATGAGAATTGGAAGTAATTATGCCATTCACATGGGTGCACTGCCACACACAAATGACCACTACATATTTGTATTCCTTACAATACTGTAGTCTGGTGCATTGATGCAGCAGCTCCTTACTACTGCTGTCAATGAGCTGGTCAGATCTCTTATTTTTACTTGGACATCCAGTCTGAAGTATTGTGGTTATGGTTTCATTATCACtcatttatgtttatgtttatgtttatgtccaTTTATTTGGCTGATGCTTTTGTCCAAAGCAACATGTCTGAATACATTTAGAGGAACAACATGTCCTCCATGCATATGCTTCTTCATATATTGTACGCCAAACTCCTTTTTGAACATCTGCCATTATAACACCCATAAACTCAAGACATAAAACACTTAGATTGATGTTGGCATGAGGGTGACAACATGCAGCACTTTGGAGAAGGGAACCATGAGCCACCTTTATGTTGTCTCCATACATGAGTACCACAGTCAGTGCTTGTAAGCAGAGATCATAGACATGGCCCACAGGCCCATGGTGGTCTCTGTGATGCTCAGACTAAAATAACTACACACAATTGCCCGAGAATACTGTTTGTAACAAGGGTGTCCCCTTGTTACAAACACACATTGGCAGAGTTCCCTGTGAACTGGCCAATTCTGCACAAAGCCATAAGTCCTGGACCCTCAAAGACTTAATTGACCTAAACTGGCTTTGTGATAAGTTGATTCATGCCAGTGGAGTTTGTAGGTGTGGAGGCTGAGGGATTAGGGGATATTAAGATTTGGCCAAACACATTTGAAAGAtaagaaaaccaaacaaatcCACAAAAGAACATTAGAGAAGAGGGGAAATCGACCAGGAGGAGGAGTCAGACCTGTGTAGCTAGTGTGTGCAAGGGTGCAGAATGCAGTGGCCATTTGTTTGTGCTGTGTAAACACTAAAATGCCCATTGATGTTGTTTTCACTTCAtcagttttgatttatttgaatACATTCACTACATCCNNNNNNNNNNNNNNNNNNNNNNNNNNNNNNNNNNNNNNNNNNNNNNNNNNNNNNNNNNNNNNNNNNNNNNNNNNNNNNNNNNNNNNNNNNNNNNNNNNNNNNNNNNNNNNNNNNNNNNNNNNNNNNNNNNNNNNNNNNNNNNNNNNNNNNNNNNNNNNNNNNNNNNNNNNNNNNNNNNNNNNNNNNNNNNNNNNNNNNNNNNNNNNNNNNNNNNNNNNNNNNNNNNNNNNNNNNNNNNNNNNNNNNNNNNNNNNNNNNNNNNNNNNNNNNNNNNNNNNNNNNNNNNNNNNNNNNNNNNNNNNNNNNNNNNNNNNNNNNNNNNNNNNNNNNNNNNNNNNNNNNNNNNNNNNNNNNNNNNNNNNNNNNNNNNNNNNNNNNNNNNNNNNNNNNNNNNNNNNNNNNNNNNNNNNNNNNNNNNNNNNNNNNNNNNNNNNNNNNNNNNNNNNNNNNNNNNNNNNNNNNNNNNNNNNNNNNNNNNNNNNNNNNNNNNNNNNNNNNNNATATTAAATAGAAGTGTTTCAATTCAATCAGGTTGATAGCACATTTGTTTGGAAAGAGCTACATAAACCATGTGACAGTGTGGTAGCGAGATCAAAGTGTATCTTTACATATGGGTCAAACAAAGACCAAAAGGTGTAGACTGAAGCCAGGGCTTATTTTGTCTACCCTTTTAACACAATGTCAAAGAGCCACTATAGTGCAAAAGAAAATATTAGAgaattaaaagaaacaaacaaacaaaaaataaataaaatgttgctCAAACTGGCCTAGTCTCAGCTTAGCAGCATCGAAATTCATCTTTACACACGTACATGCAGTCATCCACACAAACATCAAACCAATGCATATACGCATCCATATATACGCCCACCCATATATACATTGttttgtacatacatacatacgtatacatacatatgcacacatttaCACTTATACACATACATACGTACATATACACGCACCCATCCATAGACatataaacacatgattttGTCCATAATTTTGcattacatatatataatgtgACTATACCActgttttataattatttatgaTCTTGCATTTATACGTGTTTTTGAAAATCTTTAGTGAGTTACACAGTTTCATTTCACTATCAAAATTGTTCCACAGGTTGACTCCTTTTACTGAGATGCATCTCTGTTTCATGTTcgttcttgtttttgttttcataaacatagATGTTCCTCTTAGTTCATAATGACTGACTCTGCGTTGGAAGAGCCTCTGAACAGGGAGcatattatcatttattttgaacataaaCTGAGCGGTTTTAAAATCCACCAGGTCATAGAATTTAAGAGTATGtgagtttataaataaattgtTGGTTGATGCGAGATAATCTGCATTGTTTATGATCCTGATTGCCcttttctgtaaaataaaaactggatttgttgttgatttgtATGTGTGTCCCCAGACCTCCACACAGTAATTAATGTGTGGGACTAGGAAACAACTATACAACAAATGTAAAGAATTTTGGTTGAAGATGTCCTTTTGTTTTATGTAATATTCCTATGGCTTTGGATAATTTTGAGTTGACATGGTTTACATGCGGCTTCCAGCACAGTATATGATCAATAATAACACCCAAAAATGTATTCTCATATACTCTTTCTAATTTGATATTATTAATCTTGATTTGTGCCTGATTATTAGTTTGACAGTATCCAAATAATAtgaatttagttttatttatgtttaaagaTAATTTATTATTGTCAAACCATCGTTTCAAGTTGGTTAATTCCTCTTGAACTCAAtcatcaattcaatcaatcaattttatttataaagcccaatatcacaaatcacaatttgcctcacagggctttacagcatacgacatccctctgtccttatgaccctcgcagcggataaggaaaaactccccaaaaaaaaccctttaacggggaaaaNNNNNNNNNNNNNNNNNNNNNNNNNNNNNNNNNNNNNNNNNNNNNNNNNNNNNNNNNNNNNNNNNNNNNNNNNNNNNNNNNNNNNNNNNNNNNNNNNNNNNNNNNNNNNNNNNNNNNNNNNNNNNNNNNNNNNNNNNNNNNNNNNNNNNNNNNNNNNNNNNNNNNNNNNNNNNNNNNNNNNNNNNNNNNNNNNNNNNNNNNNNNNNNNNNNNNNNNNNNNNNNNNNNNNNNNNNNNNNNNNNNNNNNNNNNNNNNNNNNNNNNNNNNNNNNNNNNNNNNNNNNNNNNNNNNNN
Encoded proteins:
- the LOC126385756 gene encoding tropomyosin alpha-4 chain-like, with the translated sequence MEYSTVQVHGSQLCGYVFNVGEIVYRCSSVVPQDPELIKLAQAVIGPLKSGLESFNTVTDLLLSVNADIVLPGCQTFDEIRREIESMKQELERSEQVAKQELLKLDGDTERLTAEQSWLAKEKQKREGELQNYRIELKSHQESLERNQEKLRQARCRVREAEETYDNMSRRRDEAQIKRDVGIGLMAIPILGWIAGSVLIGVGQVDMDQASNLMESARSEVREFESQEETFSRNVSEYGSKISQTQVNIQTTDDRIRQTEASLKDLSKKREVVADIQAKTRQAVRQLGRLSGVGSAAELQTRRLILLEPVMKVMEEMTSALGQITGDQLLHSEGIQSLMWDMRENREKLLQLADTRDTHSDDDYY